Proteins encoded together in one Saccopteryx leptura isolate mSacLep1 chromosome 7, mSacLep1_pri_phased_curated, whole genome shotgun sequence window:
- the GPBAR1 gene encoding G-protein coupled bile acid receptor 1, producing MTPNSTREVPSAVPVGAFGLSLVLASLIVMANLLLALGIARDRRLRSLPAGCFFLSLLLAGLLTGLALPALPGLWSQNRRGYWSCLFLYLAPNFSFLSLLANLLLVHGERYMAVLRPLRSRGSPRLALLLTWAGPLLFASLPALGWNHWAAGANCSSQAIFPAPYLYLEVYGLLLPAVGAAALLSARVLVTAHRQLQDIRRLERAVCRGAPSALARALTWRQARAQAGATLLFGLCWGPYVATLLLSVLAYEQRPPLGPGTLLSLVSLGSASAAAVPVAMGLGDQRYTAPWRAAAQRWLRVLRGRASPGSPGPRTAYCASSQSSMDLDLN from the coding sequence ATGACACCCAATAGCACCAGGGAGGTGCCCAGCGCTGTTCCCGTGGGGGCCTTTGGGCTGTCCCTGGTCCTGGCAAGCCTCATCGTCATGGCCAACCTGCTCCTGGCCCTGGGCATTGCCAGGGACCGCCGCCTGCGCAGCCTGCCTGCTGGCTGCTTCTTCCTGAGCCTGCTGCTCGCAGGGCTGCTCACGGGGCTGGCGCTGCCGGCACTGCCAGGACTGTGGAGCCAGAACCGCCGAGGCTACTGGTCCTGTCTCTTCTTATACTTGGCTCCcaacttctccttcctctccctgctcGCCAACCTGCTGCTGGTGCACGGGGAGCGCTACATGGCCGTGCTGCGGCCTCTCCGGTCCCGTGGGAGCCCTCGGCTGGCCCTACTCCTCACCTGGGCCGGCCCCCTGCTCTTTGCCAGCCTGCCCGCTCTGGGGTGGAACCACTGGGCCGCTGGTGCCAACTGCAGTTCCCAGGCTATCTTCCCAGCCCCCTACCTCTACCTCGAAGTCTACGGGCTTCTGCTGCCCGCTGTGGGTGCTGCCGCCCTTCTCTCTGCTCGTGTGCTGGTCACCGCCCACCGCCAGCTGCAGGACATTCGCCGGCTGGAGCGGGCAGTGTGCCGCGGGGCACCCTCGGCCCTGGCCCGGGCCCTTACCTGGAGGCAAGCGAGGGCACAGGCCGGAGCCACACTGCTCTTCGGGCTGTGCTGGGGGCCCTACGTGGCCACCCTGCTCCTCTCGGTGCTGGCCTATGAGCAGCGCCCGCCGCTGGGGCCGGGAACTCTCTTGTCCCTCGTCTCACTGGGCAGTGCCAGTGCAGCAGCCGTGCCTGTGGCCATGGGGCTGGGTGATCAGCGCTACACCGCTCCCTGGAGGGCGGCTGCCCAGAGGTGGTTACGGGTACTGCGGGGAAGAGCCTCCCCGGGCAGTCCTGGTCCCCGCACTGCCTACTGCGCCAGCAGCCAGAGCAGCATGGACCTGGACTTGAACTAG